A genomic segment from Leptolyngbya boryana PCC 6306 encodes:
- a CDS encoding extracellular solute-binding protein yields the protein MDRRSFILGMAALGTTLSGCSSDPSAFRVRLLKNSIPSQLPNEFRRQLKQDIKLDFKPANQLQDLFNDLQAWKQKPSRNQTSSPGLPFISQSSEPIPDLITMGDYWLSTAIRQNLIQPLDPKAWQLWAQLPDRWKKIVTRDNQVWGAPYRWGATVIAYRTDIFRDRNLQPPQDWADLWREDLRGRIALLDQPRETIGLTLKKLGQSYNTADLNKIPNLEPELVALNRQARAYSSSTALQSLILDDVWVAVTWSTDFLQAVNRNPTIAAIFPKSGSALFTDLWVRPAPVSSKAPIADWINFCWQPDIAPQLSLISQAASPMLSTLDANTFPEKLRQNPLLVPQPEVLARSEFLEPIPDATIEQYRSLWAKIRGSA from the coding sequence ATGGATCGACGCAGTTTCATACTAGGAATGGCAGCATTAGGAACCACGCTGAGCGGATGCAGTTCTGACCCCTCAGCATTTCGAGTGAGATTGCTGAAAAATTCCATTCCAAGCCAGCTTCCAAACGAGTTTCGCAGACAACTCAAGCAAGATATCAAGCTCGATTTCAAGCCTGCCAATCAGCTGCAAGACCTGTTTAATGACTTGCAGGCTTGGAAACAGAAGCCAAGTCGTAATCAAACATCATCACCCGGTTTACCCTTCATCAGTCAGTCTTCTGAGCCAATTCCAGACTTGATCACAATGGGCGATTACTGGCTTTCCACTGCGATTCGCCAAAACCTCATTCAACCGCTTGACCCGAAAGCTTGGCAGCTTTGGGCACAACTGCCCGATCGCTGGAAAAAGATTGTCACTCGCGACAATCAAGTTTGGGGTGCGCCCTATCGGTGGGGTGCAACGGTCATTGCTTATCGAACGGATATTTTCCGCGATCGTAATCTCCAGCCGCCTCAAGATTGGGCAGATCTGTGGCGCGAAGATTTACGGGGTCGAATTGCCTTACTCGATCAGCCGAGAGAAACGATCGGACTCACACTGAAAAAGCTTGGTCAATCCTACAACACCGCTGATCTCAATAAAATTCCAAATTTAGAACCGGAGTTAGTCGCGTTAAACCGACAAGCCAGAGCCTACAGTTCTAGTACGGCTTTGCAATCCCTGATCCTGGATGATGTCTGGGTTGCAGTCACTTGGTCTACTGATTTTCTACAAGCAGTAAACCGTAATCCGACGATCGCTGCGATTTTCCCCAAGTCTGGTTCTGCTTTATTTACTGACTTGTGGGTTCGTCCTGCTCCGGTTAGTTCAAAAGCGCCGATTGCAGATTGGATTAACTTCTGTTGGCAGCCCGATATCGCGCCCCAACTTTCCCTGATCAGTCAAGCTGCATCCCCAATGCTTTCCACATTGGATGCCAATACTTTTCCAGAAAAACTTCGGCAAAATCCGCTGCTGGTTCCGCAGCCAGAAGTCCTTGCTCGTAGTGAATTTCTAGAACCCATTCCCGACGCTACGATTGAACAATACCGTTCTCTCTGGGCTAAAATCCGAGGGTCGGCTTAG
- a CDS encoding DNA/RNA helicase domain-containing protein encodes MSNYGWMGSLDEFLTCSQADWLETLKTNYQRLYHQNSAGTQQQAWQDCGEILRSQLSALTRKSWTLIFEYELPGEGGRRPDLVMLGFGHIVVFEFKQNTSASNADCDQVAAYARDLSEYHQASAQHPVSAVLIPTRSVKENAARNAVQILKPTQISTYLESLPAKQPEIDPTSWVNSDYAPLPTVIEAARRIFQQEPLPNIRRAQSAGIPEILEFLDRLVQQASEKKERHLVLITGVPGSGKTLVGLQFVYQTDHNALFLSGNRPLINVLQYALKSKAFVREIRNFYIQHEARRQSAPREQIIVFDEAQRAWDSDRMSEKYGIQSAAPGTVLRICERTPDWCVLVGLIGEGQTIHVGEEGGIEQWNQGLQISIESWQVHCSPEHAKFFDQPTHTNPLLNLTTSLRSHLAQYVQTWVSHVLAGEIEQARAIMPLMIAEGFDCYLTRDLEVAKIYCRDRYQSQPDKRYGLVASSRAKNLTQYGIRNDYLSTQRLNVGAWYVEPPDTETSCCMFDRVVTEFSCQGLELDLPILGWGDDLIWQNEDWKTTNRQKNVQNPRQLRLNSYRVLLTRGRDGFIVFIPPESKMDSTFDALESAGLQRLDSIRMTKPEL; translated from the coding sequence ATGTCGAATTACGGTTGGATGGGGTCACTTGATGAATTTCTCACCTGTTCTCAAGCAGATTGGCTTGAAACACTCAAAACGAATTATCAAAGGCTCTATCATCAAAATTCAGCCGGAACCCAACAACAGGCTTGGCAAGACTGTGGAGAAATTTTGCGATCGCAATTGTCTGCTCTGACTCGCAAATCCTGGACATTGATTTTTGAATACGAACTGCCGGGTGAAGGCGGTCGTCGTCCTGATTTAGTGATGCTCGGTTTCGGACACATTGTCGTCTTTGAATTCAAACAAAATACTTCAGCCTCCAATGCAGATTGCGATCAAGTTGCTGCCTATGCACGAGACTTATCCGAATATCATCAAGCATCGGCACAACATCCAGTCAGCGCAGTTCTAATTCCCACTCGCTCCGTCAAAGAGAATGCAGCCCGTAACGCAGTTCAAATTCTCAAGCCCACTCAAATTTCAACCTATTTGGAATCCTTACCTGCAAAGCAACCGGAAATCGATCCGACAAGTTGGGTGAATTCAGATTATGCACCCTTGCCTACGGTGATCGAAGCAGCGCGGCGAATTTTTCAGCAAGAGCCATTGCCAAATATCAGACGCGCCCAAAGTGCGGGCATTCCAGAGATACTTGAATTTCTCGATCGCTTAGTGCAGCAAGCCTCAGAGAAAAAAGAACGCCATCTTGTTCTGATCACAGGCGTTCCAGGTTCAGGGAAAACGCTCGTCGGCTTACAGTTCGTCTACCAAACCGATCACAATGCCCTTTTTCTATCTGGAAACCGCCCACTGATTAACGTTCTGCAATATGCTCTCAAAAGCAAAGCCTTCGTTCGAGAAATTCGGAATTTTTATATCCAGCATGAAGCTCGTCGCCAATCTGCCCCTAGAGAGCAAATTATTGTTTTCGATGAAGCTCAAAGGGCTTGGGATAGCGATCGCATGTCCGAAAAATATGGCATTCAAAGTGCTGCTCCTGGTACAGTTCTACGGATCTGTGAACGCACCCCAGATTGGTGTGTACTGGTTGGTTTAATTGGCGAAGGGCAAACGATCCATGTCGGAGAAGAAGGCGGAATCGAGCAATGGAATCAGGGGTTACAAATCTCGATCGAGTCTTGGCAAGTTCACTGTTCACCAGAACACGCAAAATTCTTTGATCAGCCCACTCATACCAATCCCTTGCTGAATCTGACTACTTCTTTGCGATCGCATCTTGCCCAATATGTTCAAACCTGGGTCTCTCATGTTTTAGCCGGTGAGATTGAACAAGCTAGGGCTATCATGCCCTTGATGATTGCAGAAGGATTTGATTGTTACCTGACTCGTGATTTGGAAGTTGCGAAAATTTATTGTCGCGATCGCTACCAGAGTCAACCTGACAAACGCTACGGACTAGTTGCCTCGTCTCGTGCCAAAAATCTCACTCAATATGGCATCCGAAACGACTATCTCTCGACTCAAAGACTCAATGTTGGCGCATGGTATGTCGAACCACCTGATACGGAAACCTCTTGCTGCATGTTTGATCGAGTCGTCACTGAGTTCAGTTGCCAAGGGTTAGAATTAGATCTGCCAATTTTGGGTTGGGGAGACGATTTGATTTGGCAGAACGAGGATTGGAAAACAACAAATCGCCAAAAAAATGTGCAGAATCCCCGACAATTACGCCTCAATAGCTATCGAGTTTTACTTACCCGGGGACGCGACGGATTCATTGTATTTATTCCGCCTGAGAGCAAGATGGACAGTACTTTTGACGCTTTAGAATCAGCCGGATTACAGAGGCTAGATTCGATCCGGATGACCAAACCCGAGTTGTGA
- the sigC gene encoding RNA polymerase sigma factor SigC, whose product MMPATSFYADAEFDPSTLEQPSTLSETEFDPNADLAELEAELAGQMEMRAAGRKTTDLVRLYLQEIGRYHLLGRDEEVAEAQKVQRYMKLLEQRNDAANKGNDSIRQFVDLMDARDRLVSTLTHRPSLERWAAEANIEVANLKPLLAEGKQHWAQVVKLSVAELEQIQSQGLTAKTRMINANLRLVVSVAKKYQNRGLELLDLIQEGTLGLERAVEKFDPTKGYRFSTYAYWWIRQGITRAIATQSRTIRLPVHITEKLNKIKKAQRKISQEKGRTATIEDIATELEMTPPQVREVLLRVPRSVSLETKVGKERDTELGDLLETEEVTPEETLMRESLRRDLLQLLADLTTRERDVIQMRFGLGSDGHPYSLAEIGRALELSRERVRQIEAKALQKLRQPKRRNRVRDYLESLS is encoded by the coding sequence ATGATGCCAGCAACTTCTTTCTACGCTGATGCAGAGTTTGATCCCTCTACACTAGAGCAACCCTCAACCCTATCAGAAACCGAATTTGATCCCAATGCGGATCTCGCTGAACTTGAAGCGGAACTGGCAGGGCAAATGGAAATGCGCGCCGCTGGACGGAAAACCACTGACTTAGTGAGGCTCTACCTGCAAGAGATCGGCCGCTACCACTTACTTGGACGCGACGAGGAAGTGGCTGAGGCGCAAAAAGTTCAACGCTACATGAAGCTATTAGAACAGCGCAATGATGCCGCTAACAAAGGCAATGATTCTATCCGTCAATTTGTAGACCTAATGGATGCCCGCGATCGCTTGGTGTCCACACTGACCCACCGCCCGTCTCTCGAACGCTGGGCTGCCGAAGCAAATATCGAGGTCGCTAACCTCAAACCTCTCTTGGCAGAAGGCAAACAACATTGGGCACAAGTTGTGAAACTCAGCGTTGCCGAACTCGAGCAAATTCAAAGTCAAGGACTCACTGCGAAGACTCGCATGATCAATGCGAACCTGCGGTTAGTCGTCTCCGTTGCCAAGAAATATCAAAATCGCGGTTTAGAACTCCTAGATTTGATCCAAGAGGGCACACTCGGCTTAGAGCGAGCCGTTGAGAAGTTTGATCCAACCAAAGGCTACCGATTCAGCACCTATGCGTATTGGTGGATTCGGCAAGGCATCACGCGCGCGATCGCCACTCAAAGCCGGACAATCCGCCTGCCCGTCCACATTACGGAAAAGCTGAATAAGATCAAAAAAGCTCAGCGCAAGATTTCTCAAGAAAAGGGGCGAACTGCCACGATCGAAGATATTGCAACAGAGCTAGAAATGACACCGCCTCAAGTTCGGGAAGTGTTGTTGCGAGTTCCGCGGTCTGTATCGCTAGAAACTAAAGTGGGCAAAGAGCGAGACACCGAACTCGGCGACTTGCTGGAAACAGAAGAAGTCACGCCTGAAGAGACGTTGATGCGGGAATCACTGCGCCGAGATTTGCTGCAATTGCTTGCCGATTTAACCACTCGTGAAAGAGATGTGATTCAAATGCGCTTTGGTCTAGGAAGCGATGGACATCCTTATTCTTTAGCAGAGATTGGACGCGCGCTCGAATTGTCTAGAGAGCGAGTGAGACAAATCGAAGCGAAGGCGCTGCAAAAACTTCGTCAACCGAAACGGCGCAATCGCGTTCGGGACTATCTCGAATCGCTGAGCTGA
- a CDS encoding Fur family transcriptional regulator, producing the protein MLNAPVYTSASLKAELNEKGWRLTPQRETILNVFQKLPEGQHLSAEDLYHELQEKNEGISLSTIYRTLKLMSRMGILRELELAEGHKHYEINQPFHHHHHLICVRCNKTIEFKSDPILKIGTKAAQKEGYHILDCQLTIHAVCPTCQRSLLPL; encoded by the coding sequence ATGCTAAACGCTCCTGTATATACCAGTGCCTCGCTAAAGGCGGAACTGAATGAAAAAGGATGGCGGCTCACTCCGCAACGTGAAACTATTCTGAATGTTTTTCAAAAGCTTCCTGAAGGTCAACACCTCAGTGCTGAAGATTTGTATCATGAGCTTCAGGAAAAGAATGAGGGAATTAGTTTATCGACGATCTATCGCACGCTGAAATTAATGTCGCGAATGGGAATCCTGCGCGAGCTTGAATTAGCAGAGGGTCACAAGCATTACGAGATTAACCAGCCTTTCCATCATCACCATCATTTGATTTGCGTACGCTGTAATAAAACGATCGAATTCAAAAGTGACCCGATCTTAAAAATCGGTACAAAAGCAGCCCAGAAAGAGGGATACCACATTCTAGACTGCCAGTTAACAATTCACGCCGTTTGTCCGACCTGTCAGCGATCGCTCTTACCGCTCTAA
- a CDS encoding peptidoglycan-binding domain-containing protein: protein MKMIAYLHRAGENKSPDHAQIKQIRSGNLCVRILSVLMGCAIAGFTQIAMAQELLRKGSSGQAVVELQNRLQELNCYDGSITGYFGDQTETAVIRCQQQFGIEADGIVGASTYNALGIGTTVNPDTGFENQFGDRLRVGDRGSRVQQLQQQLQAAGYYYSEIDGVFGSATQSAVIQLQRDFRLPETGEADASVYAVLDRGSVPTSPTNRPGTGLQRGDRGTQVSELQQQLNRLGYSVRVDGIFGASTEAAVLDFQQRNLLATTGEADARTLNQIRQSAESSASLNVRRYVVIVPIPTTTEWSRVLNIAPSATPRKDRLGDYAEVNRYTTPEAAERIAANLRSQGFPDARVIFR, encoded by the coding sequence ATGAAAATGATCGCATACTTGCATCGAGCTGGCGAAAATAAGTCCCCAGACCACGCGCAGATCAAGCAAATCCGTTCTGGGAACCTCTGCGTTCGGATTTTGAGCGTGTTGATGGGATGCGCGATCGCTGGATTCACTCAAATCGCAATGGCACAGGAGCTTCTGAGAAAAGGAAGTTCGGGGCAAGCAGTGGTCGAATTGCAGAATCGCTTACAAGAGCTAAATTGCTATGACGGTTCCATAACTGGATACTTTGGCGATCAGACCGAAACAGCGGTCATTCGATGCCAGCAACAATTTGGAATTGAAGCCGATGGAATTGTTGGTGCATCAACGTATAACGCTTTGGGGATTGGAACGACTGTAAATCCCGATACAGGTTTTGAGAATCAGTTCGGCGATCGATTACGAGTGGGCGATCGAGGGTCACGTGTACAACAGTTACAACAGCAATTACAAGCTGCCGGATACTATTACAGCGAGATCGATGGCGTATTTGGCTCTGCTACTCAAAGCGCTGTGATTCAGCTTCAGAGAGACTTCAGATTGCCTGAAACAGGCGAGGCTGATGCTTCAGTTTATGCAGTATTAGATCGAGGAAGTGTGCCTACCTCCCCGACGAACAGACCCGGAACAGGCTTACAGCGTGGAGATAGGGGAACCCAAGTGAGCGAACTCCAACAACAACTCAACCGATTAGGGTATTCAGTTCGAGTAGACGGTATTTTTGGGGCAAGTACAGAAGCAGCCGTCTTAGATTTTCAGCAGAGGAACCTGCTTGCAACGACGGGTGAGGCAGATGCACGAACGCTGAATCAAATCAGACAAAGTGCAGAATCTTCTGCCTCGCTGAATGTTCGTCGCTATGTGGTCATTGTTCCGATCCCTACAACAACAGAGTGGAGTCGGGTACTCAACATTGCGCCTAGTGCTACTCCTCGCAAGGATCGATTAGGAGACTACGCTGAAGTGAATCGTTACACGACACCCGAAGCAGCAGAGAGAATTGCCGCAAATTTGCGATCGCAAGGATTTCCCGATGCTCGTGTAATTTTTCGATAA
- a CDS encoding APC family permease: MGLPNSSGSIASTTQVESARPKTTLNLFDAIALIVGIVIGAGIFETPALVAANTGTNSAALLAWIAGGVVSLIGALCYAELATNYPHVGGNYYYLQRAYGNAIAFLFAWARMTIVQTGSIALLAFVFGDYASEIFSLGNFSTPIYAAGAIVLFTVINLAGLRLGKGVQNALSAAKVVGLILVVIIGLFTSPTAAPVVTESKSSLSWGLAMILVLLSYGGWNEAAYISAEIQNPRRNIVRSLLWSIGIITAIYVAINAAYLHGLGISAMANSPAVAAELMRRAFGQPGVVFISVLVAISALGAMNATIFTGARTNYALGQDFSVFRALGTWRSQQNTPTTALLVQGAISLFLIGLGVLTRKGFEAMVDYTAPVFWFFFLLVGISVFILRSQEPLQENGFRVPFYPITPILFCLICGYLLYSSLVYVKTGAIAGVVVLALGIPVLYRQNQLR; this comes from the coding sequence ATGGGTTTACCCAACTCTTCTGGCTCGATTGCTTCTACTACCCAAGTTGAGTCTGCTAGACCCAAGACTACATTAAATTTGTTTGATGCGATCGCGTTGATTGTTGGGATTGTGATTGGAGCAGGGATTTTTGAAACCCCTGCATTGGTTGCAGCGAATACTGGAACAAATTCGGCTGCTCTGTTGGCGTGGATTGCAGGAGGCGTTGTGTCTCTGATTGGAGCATTGTGCTATGCGGAGCTAGCAACGAATTATCCTCATGTGGGTGGTAATTACTACTACTTACAGCGAGCTTATGGAAACGCGATCGCGTTTCTGTTCGCTTGGGCAAGAATGACGATTGTGCAAACTGGCTCGATTGCTCTCCTTGCTTTTGTTTTTGGTGATTATGCCTCTGAGATTTTTTCGTTGGGTAACTTCTCGACTCCGATCTATGCCGCAGGCGCAATTGTTCTTTTTACTGTGATCAATTTAGCAGGATTGCGCTTGGGCAAGGGAGTACAGAATGCTTTAAGTGCGGCAAAAGTCGTTGGGCTGATCTTAGTTGTCATAATTGGACTCTTCACATCGCCGACTGCTGCACCTGTTGTAACCGAGTCAAAATCCTCACTCAGTTGGGGACTCGCAATGATTCTCGTCTTGCTGTCTTATGGAGGCTGGAATGAAGCCGCCTATATCTCTGCTGAGATTCAGAATCCTCGGCGAAATATTGTGCGATCGCTGCTTTGGAGTATTGGCATTATCACAGCGATCTATGTTGCAATTAATGCAGCTTATCTGCATGGACTCGGCATCAGTGCAATGGCAAACTCGCCTGCGGTAGCAGCAGAACTCATGCGACGAGCATTTGGACAACCTGGAGTTGTGTTTATTAGCGTCCTCGTTGCTATTTCAGCATTAGGAGCGATGAATGCAACGATTTTTACTGGAGCACGGACAAACTATGCTTTGGGACAAGATTTCTCAGTATTTCGGGCTTTAGGAACTTGGCGATCACAGCAGAATACTCCAACCACCGCTCTACTTGTACAAGGCGCAATCTCCTTGTTTTTGATTGGACTAGGAGTACTAACACGCAAGGGTTTTGAAGCAATGGTGGATTATACAGCTCCAGTGTTTTGGTTCTTTTTCTTGCTGGTTGGGATTTCCGTATTTATTTTGCGATCGCAGGAGCCACTTCAGGAAAATGGATTTCGCGTTCCGTTTTATCCCATCACGCCAATCTTGTTCTGTCTAATTTGTGGGTACTTGCTGTATTCGAGCTTGGTGTATGTGAAAACGGGTGCGATCGCAGGCGTAGTTGTTCTAGCATTGGGAATTCCAGTGCTATATCGGCAAAATCAACTTCGATAA
- a CDS encoding SAM-dependent methyltransferase, which translates to MTIKTFMITISLVSLALTGCAQTSTPTATPEPSAAPQQAQVEESPQLDVPYVPTPTEVVDAMLKVAKVGKNDVLYDLGSGDGRIPITAAKRFGTRGFGVDIDPQRIQEANANAQKEGVSDLVKFAQQDLFKTDLSKATVISLYLLPRINLELRPKLLQLKPGTRIVSHAFDMGDWKPDQVVNVGGTTVYYWVVPEEVPANLKK; encoded by the coding sequence ATGACGATTAAGACTTTCATGATCACTATCAGTCTTGTCAGTTTGGCATTGACTGGATGTGCTCAAACTTCTACTCCAACTGCAACCCCTGAACCTTCCGCAGCACCGCAACAAGCTCAAGTCGAAGAGTCTCCGCAGCTTGATGTGCCTTACGTGCCTACTCCCACTGAAGTGGTTGATGCCATGCTCAAAGTTGCGAAAGTTGGGAAGAATGATGTGCTGTATGACCTGGGAAGCGGAGATGGTCGGATTCCTATTACCGCAGCAAAACGATTCGGAACTCGTGGATTTGGAGTAGATATCGATCCGCAACGGATTCAAGAAGCAAACGCAAATGCCCAAAAAGAAGGCGTGAGTGATCTGGTGAAGTTTGCTCAGCAAGATTTATTTAAAACAGATCTAAGCAAGGCGACTGTGATTTCGCTCTATCTTTTACCTCGGATCAATCTCGAATTGCGTCCTAAATTATTGCAGTTGAAACCAGGCACACGGATTGTGTCTCATGCTTTTGATATGGGCGATTGGAAACCTGATCAAGTCGTGAACGTTGGCGGAACAACGGTTTATTACTGGGTTGTACCTGAAGAGGTTCCAGCGAATCTGAAAAAATGA
- a CDS encoding DUF362 domain-containing protein — MKPTVSLLRATSYDLTELRAALEALLEPLGGISSIVKSGDRVLLKPNLLTGARPGKECVTRPEIAYCVAKMVQEAGGKPFLGDSPAFGSALGVAKASGYLELTESLNLPIVEFKGKRYETVGEEFNHLLLCKQAIEADVVINLPKVKSHMQLTVTMGVKNLFGCVPGKMKAWWHMEAGKDQSRFGTMLVETARTIDPDLTIVDGIIGHEGNGPSGGEPKDLGVLGASRDIFSLDRAIVDILQVDPNTVPTIVASQRLGLCSDIDAIDFPLLQPVDLQISDWQLPDKMMPIDFGAPRVLKSTFKHLYIRFIKEPIAAYR, encoded by the coding sequence ATGAAACCAACCGTTAGTCTGCTGCGTGCTACCTCTTACGATTTAACAGAACTTCGGGCTGCACTCGAAGCATTGCTTGAACCTCTGGGCGGAATCAGCAGCATCGTCAAATCGGGCGATCGCGTTTTACTCAAACCCAATCTCCTGACGGGTGCCCGCCCCGGAAAAGAATGCGTGACGCGTCCTGAGATTGCCTACTGCGTTGCGAAAATGGTGCAGGAAGCAGGTGGAAAGCCATTCTTAGGAGATAGTCCCGCCTTTGGCAGCGCTCTAGGAGTCGCAAAGGCAAGTGGTTATCTCGAACTCACTGAGTCGCTCAATTTACCGATCGTTGAATTCAAAGGCAAACGGTATGAAACAGTTGGTGAAGAATTCAATCATTTATTGCTCTGTAAACAAGCGATCGAAGCGGATGTCGTGATCAATCTACCTAAAGTCAAATCGCACATGCAATTGACTGTCACAATGGGTGTGAAAAATTTATTCGGATGTGTTCCAGGCAAAATGAAAGCTTGGTGGCACATGGAAGCGGGGAAAGATCAATCTCGTTTTGGCACGATGTTAGTTGAGACAGCGCGAACAATCGATCCAGATTTAACGATCGTAGATGGCATCATCGGACACGAAGGTAATGGACCAAGCGGCGGTGAACCAAAAGATTTAGGCGTATTGGGAGCATCGCGTGATATATTTTCTCTTGACCGAGCGATCGTTGACATTCTACAAGTCGATCCCAACACTGTACCGACGATTGTAGCTAGCCAGCGATTAGGACTCTGTTCGGACATTGATGCAATTGACTTTCCACTGCTTCAACCCGTAGATCTACAGATTTCAGATTGGCAGCTTCCTGACAAAATGATGCCCATTGATTTTGGTGCGCCTCGCGTTCTGAAATCAACTTTCAAACATCTGTATATCCGCTTCATCAAAGAACCGATAGCAGCCTACCGCTAA
- the ribD gene encoding bifunctional diaminohydroxyphosphoribosylaminopyrimidine deaminase/5-amino-6-(5-phosphoribosylamino)uracil reductase RibD translates to MATADEFDRAMMQRCLELARRAIGRTAPNPMVGCVIVADGEIVGEGFHPKTGEPHAEVFALQQAGARSRNATLYVNLEPCNHFGRTPPCSQAVVKAGLKRVVVGMVDPNPQVAGKGIATLENAGIEVTVGVEEEACQTLNEAFVHRILNRRPFGILKYAMTLDGKIAATSGHSSWVTGQMSRRRVHQLRTQCDAIVIGGNTVRKDNPELTTHGLSEWQPLRVVMSRNLDLPTLANLWKTEIARTVVFTGLNANSDIQEKLSQQGVEVVNLETTTPAAVMENLYDRGMNTVLWECGGNLAAQAIRQSCVQKVWAFVAPKIIGGEHAPTPIAELGLNQMTDAIPLTRVTWSTIESDLLIEGYLG, encoded by the coding sequence ATGGCAACAGCAGACGAATTCGATCGGGCAATGATGCAGCGGTGTCTGGAGTTGGCGAGGCGAGCAATTGGGCGTACGGCTCCAAATCCCATGGTCGGCTGTGTGATTGTGGCAGATGGTGAAATTGTGGGCGAGGGGTTTCATCCGAAAACGGGAGAGCCTCACGCTGAGGTGTTTGCGCTGCAGCAAGCGGGTGCGCGATCGCGCAACGCGACTCTCTATGTCAATCTAGAACCCTGTAATCACTTTGGTCGAACTCCGCCTTGTTCTCAAGCAGTCGTGAAAGCTGGACTGAAGCGAGTGGTCGTCGGCATGGTTGACCCGAATCCGCAAGTTGCAGGCAAGGGAATTGCAACGCTTGAGAATGCAGGGATTGAAGTCACGGTTGGTGTTGAAGAAGAAGCATGTCAGACGTTAAATGAAGCCTTTGTGCATCGAATTTTAAATCGTCGCCCGTTTGGGATTCTCAAATATGCCATGACCTTGGATGGAAAAATTGCGGCAACATCGGGTCATAGTAGCTGGGTGACTGGGCAAATGTCGCGGCGGCGTGTTCACCAGTTACGGACGCAGTGTGATGCGATCGTCATTGGTGGCAATACAGTTCGCAAAGATAATCCTGAATTAACCACGCATGGACTTTCAGAGTGGCAACCCTTGCGGGTCGTCATGAGCCGCAATTTGGATTTACCAACACTGGCGAATCTCTGGAAGACTGAGATTGCTCGAACTGTCGTATTTACAGGGCTGAATGCCAATTCAGACATTCAAGAAAAATTGAGCCAGCAAGGTGTTGAAGTTGTGAATTTGGAGACGACTACGCCTGCTGCGGTGATGGAGAATCTCTACGATCGCGGAATGAATACTGTGCTTTGGGAATGTGGTGGAAATCTAGCAGCGCAAGCAATTCGCCAAAGTTGTGTGCAAAAAGTATGGGCATTTGTTGCGCCGAAAATTATTGGTGGAGAGCACGCACCAACGCCGATTGCAGAATTAGGACTCAATCAGATGACCGATGCGATTCCGTTAACGCGGGTGACCTGGAGCACGATCGAATCAGATTTACTAATCGAAGGCTATTTAGGCTAA
- a CDS encoding prepilin peptidase, giving the protein MDILAIPAFLIVFFIGASIGSFLNVVIYRLPAGLSLIYPPSRCPHCLTRLRKRENIPVFGWLRLKGKCGHCKSPISPRYPLIEATTGMLFVLVFAVFNLSLQTLGFWAFISWLLALSMIDFDTMLLPNSLTQSGLVLGLVFQAIVGFSIAGIPGAIQHFMTGVIGAIVGIWLLDAISIVASMMLGQTAMGAGDSKLMAMIGAWLGWKLLLLTGFLGCLTGSIAGLWALSLGKLARRQAMPFGPFLALGAGLSLFWGEQWISSYLQLFQI; this is encoded by the coding sequence ATGGACATTCTCGCAATTCCAGCTTTTCTGATTGTCTTTTTTATCGGTGCATCGATCGGTAGTTTTCTCAATGTGGTCATCTACCGTTTACCTGCTGGTTTATCTTTGATCTATCCGCCTTCGCGCTGTCCGCATTGTCTAACTCGCTTGAGAAAACGCGAGAACATTCCGGTGTTTGGATGGCTCAGACTAAAAGGAAAATGTGGACATTGTAAGAGTCCGATCTCCCCTCGCTACCCATTGATAGAAGCCACAACCGGGATGCTTTTTGTCCTAGTCTTTGCGGTTTTCAATCTTTCGCTGCAAACGCTGGGATTTTGGGCATTTATTAGTTGGCTCTTGGCGCTGTCGATGATCGACTTCGACACCATGCTGTTGCCCAATTCCTTGACGCAATCAGGATTAGTGTTGGGATTGGTGTTTCAAGCGATCGTTGGGTTCTCGATCGCAGGAATACCAGGAGCAATTCAGCATTTTATGACGGGAGTGATTGGAGCAATTGTCGGAATTTGGCTATTGGATGCGATCTCAATTGTGGCATCGATGATGCTCGGACAGACCGCAATGGGAGCAGGTGATTCAAAGCTGATGGCAATGATAGGAGCTTGGTTAGGGTGGAAGCTGTTGTTATTGACGGGTTTCTTGGGTTGTTTGACTGGATCAATTGCTGGACTTTGGGCACTCTCGCTTGGAAAATTGGCGCGGCGGCAAGCGATGCCGTTTGGTCCATTTTTGGCTTTGGGAGCGGGGTTAAGTCTCTTTTGGGGAGAGCAATGGATATCAAGCTATTTGCAACTGTTTCAGATTTAA